A DNA window from Leptolyngbya sp. KIOST-1 contains the following coding sequences:
- a CDS encoding type II toxin-antitoxin system ParD family antitoxin, with translation MEIALTPEVEQYIQAKVSSGQYASAREVFLTGIKLLQDIEQTYQGRYQALRDEVNIGIEAADRGEVVDAENVFGQLQERLNQKRNQLQ, from the coding sequence ATGGAAATCGCCCTAACGCCAGAGGTTGAGCAGTACATTCAGGCAAAAGTCAGCAGCGGCCAGTATGCCTCTGCTCGTGAGGTGTTCCTGACAGGCATCAAACTCCTGCAAGACATTGAGCAGACCTACCAAGGCCGCTACCAGGCCCTGCGCGATGAAGTCAACATCGGCATCGAGGCCGCCGATCGCGGGGAAGTGGTAGATGCCGAAAACGTATTTGGCCAACTACAAGAGCGCCTAAACCAGAAGCGTAATCAGCTCCAATGA
- a CDS encoding Uma2 family endonuclease, whose translation MVSAQVHHRLTPQEYFEWEAQQELRYEYFDGEVFAMAGGSLPHADIALNVASLLKAQLQGRCKVRNSDAKVGITEDGPFVYPDVSVSCDERDRTAQKFSRYPCLIVEVVSPGTEAYDRGGKFTLYRRLDSLKEYVLVGSEAKTVEVFRRNIDGSWAFIPYGSSEIIELVSLGIMVPMESIYEDVVLDQDASEAEV comes from the coding sequence ATGGTTTCTGCCCAAGTACACCATCGCCTCACGCCGCAAGAGTACTTTGAGTGGGAAGCCCAGCAAGAGCTGCGGTACGAGTATTTTGATGGCGAAGTTTTTGCCATGGCTGGGGGCTCGCTGCCCCATGCTGATATTGCTCTGAATGTGGCCAGTCTTTTAAAGGCGCAGTTGCAGGGGCGCTGCAAGGTGCGAAACTCTGATGCGAAGGTCGGCATTACGGAGGATGGCCCGTTTGTTTACCCGGATGTGAGTGTGAGTTGTGACGAGCGCGACCGCACAGCGCAAAAGTTTTCTCGATATCCTTGCTTGATTGTGGAGGTAGTCTCGCCGGGGACAGAAGCCTATGACCGGGGTGGAAAGTTTACGCTCTACCGTCGGTTAGACAGTCTGAAGGAGTATGTTTTGGTCGGCTCTGAGGCTAAAACAGTGGAGGTGTTTCGTCGTAATATTGATGGAAGTTGGGCTTTTATTCCCTATGGATCAAGTGAAATTATTGAGTTAGTCAGTCTGGGAATAATGGTGCCGATGGAGTCGATTTATGAAGATGTGGTGTTAGACCAAGACGCTAGTGAAGCTGAAGTCTGA
- a CDS encoding Uma2 family endonuclease, translated as MALSTSLALQTDTWVKATWEDFVATMDTAPYDEGRGYFDNGYMRVEMAALGGGHARQNSVVSKVVSLFGMVRSVRLAEFTNGSFHKTGERGCQPDVAFYIGPDFRLPPQDNSPIDINVYGPPTLAIEIGGSSFKDDLGAKRLLYERLGVSEYWVVNVAEQQVIAFAVAEGGSRQIRVSGVLPGLEMSLIEEALHRSQAEDDTTLMGWLMKALT; from the coding sequence ATGGCACTCTCTACTTCGCTAGCCCTACAGACCGATACCTGGGTCAAGGCCACCTGGGAGGATTTCGTTGCCACCATGGACACCGCTCCCTACGACGAAGGCCGAGGCTATTTCGATAACGGCTACATGAGGGTTGAGATGGCTGCTTTGGGTGGTGGGCATGCGCGGCAAAACAGTGTGGTCTCTAAGGTGGTTAGTCTCTTTGGCATGGTGCGATCGGTGCGACTGGCCGAGTTTACTAACGGCAGCTTCCACAAAACTGGAGAGCGGGGCTGCCAGCCCGATGTCGCCTTCTACATTGGGCCAGACTTTCGGCTGCCACCCCAAGACAACTCCCCTATTGATATCAATGTCTACGGCCCGCCGACCCTGGCGATTGAGATTGGCGGCAGCTCGTTCAAAGACGATCTGGGGGCCAAGCGACTGCTCTATGAGCGACTGGGGGTTAGCGAATACTGGGTGGTGAATGTGGCAGAGCAGCAGGTGATTGCCTTTGCTGTGGCTGAGGGGGGGAGCCGACAAATTCGAGTTTCGGGGGTGCTGCCAGGGCTGGAGATGTCGTTGATTGAAGAGGCGCTGCATCGCTCTCAGGCCGAAGACGACACCACCCTTATGGGCTGGCTGATGAAGGCTTTGACTTAA